The following DNA comes from Gopherus flavomarginatus isolate rGopFla2 chromosome 5, rGopFla2.mat.asm, whole genome shotgun sequence.
GAATGGCAACACAACCAACATTTCTGTTATTCACACAACTATATAAATGTCTTTGCTTGTTTATTTGTATGTGTGAATCTTGATGTTGTACAATGGACTTCATTATTCACCAGCCATGAGTGTGATTGtaacttcctctccctcccctccccgtccaGCTTTTCTGTAAAAGGCATGAACTGAAACCATGGATCAGGGGAACCACACAGTGGTATTGGAATGTGTTCTCCTTGGACTTTTCTACTCTCAGCAGCTTGTATTTTTTGTCCTGTTCTTACTGTCCCACATGGTGATTGTGCTGGGCAAACTCCTCATCACGGGGATGGGCCAGCTGGGATGAACCATTGTAATTCTCTTGATGCTAATAGGGCTAtgatgatttacatcagctgagaatctggcccatcagtgctacacagcaggggAAATGTCCACTCCTCATTCCGGACACCGAAATGAGAGAAGTcttctgaaaatgtaggcccTGAAGTTTTACTCACATGTGCCACCAAAGTGGTATTGATGGTAAACATTAGGAACAGAATCGGGTGGAAGAGAAAGAGATTCTGTGGGctacaccagcagagctgtgtgtgtgggatAGTGAAGGGGCTgctggttgggactgaggggcagcagcagagctgagtgggTGGGTCAGGGAATCTAGGACTGGCATAGCagtggggctgcaggtcaggaccaaGGGGCATTAGCAGAGCAGACTGTGTATGCGGGGAGCCCAGGTCTAGGGCCCGCCAGTTGGGATTGAAgggtgttggcagagctgtgtgttgtAAAACTCAGGATTGGAGTGGTAGGGGGCTGCAAGTCAGGATGGAGTGCcatgggcagagctgtgcaggtggggAGCCCTTTTCAGCAGCTAGAGGAACATGATGTCAGATGTATTTCATTGCATTAATACAAAGTAaggtggggaggggtggaggagtgATGAACTATTAATCTACATGGCTAAATTCTATAATAAGTGGGAAGCCCAAGAAAATGACTTGAACGCCATTGGGGAACATTCAAGGAAGACCCTTGCTCAATATGCaggagcagttaaaaaaaaacccagagaacaataatgaaaatattataaTCGTGATGTTGTCTATTTTTTTGGATTTTCCATCAGggaaatggaaaagaaatatgTCATTTTAGGTTGGGTCAAACACAGTCTAAATATTTGGGTTCATTGACCAGAACTGAAGTATTTTGTCTCAGGTTAGTTCAGTGTTAATCTGAGTTTGCCTCAGTTGCTATGGGGCTTCATAGGAGATGACCATAATGATGAGCACATTATTAGCtttaaaatgataccttacaaggcacactttgtacaaaatttatcataaacCTTTGAGAAAGGGGTACAAGGTGTcacaggtgcattgtgggagatgtGGTCCAGTCGGAGTTTGGCCCATAAAGGAGAATGGAGGCCTGAGGCAGATCAGGAGGACGGAGACTGATGTGAAACCAAGATGAAACAAAACATATTgatctgaaaatgtcaaaatatttacattctgttTGAAAGTGTCAAAATGAACCATTTCCACATTTCCAAATCAATATTTTTTGGAACTTTCCAttgagtgaaaaaaaaatcatatgctgCTTTTTATTCTGATTCAGATCAAAACCAAAGTCATTTGCATCTGTATCTATTGTTTAGTGGAAGTTCATTTCAATGACTGTGTCTCACGCCCACTGAGGTTCACCATTTGCCTTCTGTCTCATCTAGGCAGCAGAGAGAATGGACATGCTGTTGACATGGATCGAGGAAACAGAAGCACCATGGTCCACGAGTTCATCCTCATGGGATTCATGGACAGTCCACAGCTGCAGGTTGTCCTTTTCATGGTGTTCCTAATGATCTATACCATCACCCTGCTGGGCAATCTTGGGATGATCGTGTTAATCGAGATTGCTCCCcagcttcacacccccatgtacttcttcttcAGTCACTTGTCCTTCTGTGACCTCTGCTACTCTTCTGCCATTGCTCCCAAGATGTTGCTGAACTTCTTAAGAGAGGACAAGACCATTTCCTTTGCTGGGTGTGCCGCACAGTCTcatgtgtttgtttctttcttggaTGCGGAGTACTTCCTCCTGTCCGCGATGGCCTATGACCGTTGTGTGGCCATCTGCAAGCCATTGCTTTACAATATCATCATGTCCAGGCAGCTATGTGTCAGCCTGGTAGCTGGGGCATACACAATAGGTTTGGTGGATTCGCTAGTTCATACCCATTTCACCTTTTGGTTGTCTTTCTGCAGCTCCAATGTCATcaatcatttcttctgtgacGTTCCTGCACTGCTAGCACTCTCCTGCTCTGACACATGGCTCAACAATCTCCTGCTCTTCATCACTATGAGTGTGGTGGAGATTAGCACCACTCTCTtgatcctggtctcctacctctACATCCTCCTCACAATCATACAGACCCGCTTGGCTGAGGGGAAACAAAAAGCCTTCGGCACCTGCGCCTCCCTCCTCCTGTGTATCACCATCTTCCGTGGGACTCTTCTTTTCATGTACACTCGGCTCAGTTCTAGCTACTCCCTGGACACTGATAAAATGGCCTCCGTGTTCTACACGGTGGTGATCCCCATGCTGAACctcctcatctacagcctgacgAACAAGGACGTGAAGAACGCCCTGGGGAGAGTGATGTTGAGAAATTATTTTTCATCCTCTCTACATTAACATGTCTCAGAATAATGGGCAGGGATGGAAGGCAGGCAAAATGGTGTAGCATCCCTGATGATAGCACCTTGCAAAAGATGGGACTGAGCAGGTTCACTGTGCTCATATGTTTAAGGTTGCACAGTCAAACATGGAGGCATCCAAAACCAGAAGGCACTTTTTAAAAGCTAGACCTAGCAACTCCAATTAAAATGAGGAGGGGGATGTTACTGAGGTAGAATATATTGGCCAGGGACGGAATTTGATCAATGTCCTGTAAATAACATTCCCGAATGCTAGTGTCACTCCTCGTACCGTGGGATCTTTATTAGCTGCAAGTGACAGGGAGACTGACTCAAGAAGCATAGCATCCTACAAAGTTCTACTAGAGTGTCAGTAGCACCATGCTTGACAAGGATGCTTCTGTAGTTAAAACATTAGTTCAGGATTCAGATGACCTGAATCCAGCTCTGAATTCTACCATAGGTTCCCTCCATGGACTTGGTCAAATTACTCCTCCTCTTTGGCCCtcagttcttcatctgtaaagCAGAGGTGATAATGCTtcttttgtcttgtctatttaaacagCAAAATCTTTGGGGCAGGACTTGTATCCACCAGGTGCTGGTACAGCATTCAGCACCATGAGCCTGCCAGACACTGCTGGGCTACATGATAATAGTGTATTTGATGGATATGAGCATTTATGCTGTTATGCTCCTTTGAACAACTCATATTTTCATCTTGTCCTTTTCATATGATGGGGCCTAATTGTAAAGATCATTGTTTTAtcccaaataaaatattttaaaaatcctttctatAAAAATCACAGTTTTTCTGCCTTCTTAACATAAACCTAATAGAGCAAATGGGGTTTCTTTCCCTTGGGGACAAGGGAAGGTGGGTAATACAGGAGTAAGGAAATAAATTACATTACACAGTACTCGTGCAGGCTgcacttaatttgtaatgaatgaggttccagggctcaagcaattaggttcTGGGactgaagcaatttttttttacatttgtaacAGATGCAGAAAGCCCAGACGTGCCGGTCTATGAACTGctgagcctagaggtgccagagTGCAGAGTGTAGGAATTTACTGTGTTCAGGATTCCAGCAAGAAGAATATTGAAGCTCAGGTTCAACTCTCTGAGTAGCATTGTGTGCAGACTTTTTGCAGTTTACAGTATGCTTGCACTGTGTACACCACTTCCTGCATGCagagggttaccagatagcaactgtgaaaaaacaggacgggggtggagggtaatggGCGCTTATATGAGAAAAAGTCCCCTCAAACGAGactatccctttaaaaatgggacatctggtcaccctatccatacAGGCTCATACCAGAACAACAGTACTTATGAAGGCAAGCAAACAAACCCAACCCTAACAGGATAATAGAGCAAGAATTATGTTCAGTTTGACCTTTTTCCCACTAGGTGGCGATAGCACCTTCTAGACACTGTTAATACTTTGCCTGTTACTGTAGCCATGTTATTAATAGTGGTATTACAGCCTATCTGAAATCATGCCATAGGCTGCAGTGTGGAGACCAAGAGTGTAAAGAGTGACTAGTGCCCTAAATTTATGGCATGCTCAGCCACAAaagcccacgaaagctaatgctcaaataaatttgttagtctctaaggtgccacaaggactcctgttctttttgcatagaagggctgattttcagaacaTGCTTGAGCACTCTCCCAGGTCCTGTGAGGGCATCTCACGTTCCATACCCCAAAAGGGAGGCAGCCAGACGCTCTAATTTGAAAATTGTTGCCAGCGTGTTTAATTACACAGAATGCGGTGGAAACCTGAGGGCATCTCGGCCTTGATTGGCAGCAGCGGTGCAGCGGTGTCCAGTCTGCATTGCAACAGGCAGGTAGTAAATTTTCTAGTGCAGGTAAGATCCCTGAGTTAAGCTTTCTCAGGCAGACCCCACTGTACAGCCTGATTCTGATATCCCTTATCCTGCTCGAGGTCAGGAGCAACACCTCTGAAGTTAAGGGAGTGACAAGGGATGAAAtaagaggttagacaaacatctgtcaagaTCGACTGCTCCCTCCACTCCCATGTTCTTCTTCCTATGTCACCATTGTGAGTGAGGTCAAAATCAGCTAGCTGGACCTGGGTGTGCTCTTGACCAGTGTGCTCTATGGCAGGATTCCACGTACCAAGCCCCTGAGTGCAGCCTAGCAAAGAGCTGCAATTCTTTGGTGGCATTGATTCATCACTTACACCCGCTGCATGTAGATGGTTTTATGACTGGCTGGTGATTTTCTATTCGCTCTTGTAGCTCACTAAGGACCTGATGCTGCAAGCACACATGTGCTTAATTTGAAGCTCATGCATCAGCCTCTTGATTTCCGTAAAGCTCCTCATGTTAGCCCAGCTAAGCATCTGCGAAAGTGGTTTGCTGGCGTGAGCCCTAAGAGCTtgtgtgggaggggaggtggatGTGACACGGGCGGAGCCGTTGTTTAATGCTATTTTTTCTTATGTCTGCTAACTCAATAGGGATCAGGCTTCAGCTGGGCACCTTGGTGGCCCCCAATCCAGCCTTTGGCTTAGTTCAGCCCTCCTGTTACAACTTAAGGTCGCCTCGGAGCTGCACTGAGTCTCAATGAATCAACAGCCCCTTAACAGCAGGGGATCCCTAGTGGTGCTATTGCCAACTAGTGGGGAAAATGTAAAACTGAATAGAATTCTTGCTCTTTGCAACAATAATTAATATAATTCCATTAGGGTGGGCTGGTTTGTGTATTTAAATACTGTTGTTCTGGAATGAGGCTGTAGTGTGCTGGGACAGGCTCAACAGAGCACGAGGGCTCTCTGGCCACACCTTCTTTTCTCTGGCCACACTCCTAAGCTGGTGACGGGCTAGGGATAGTGGTGCAGATATGACTACCCCTACTCTATGTTACCCAGCAACTCACTCATGGCAGGGGACTCCTCAACTTGGTGACTGGgttggctttgccccccccccccttcgtGCTACCAGCCTGATGCATGGGGGCCAGAAAAGGAGGAAAGATTTGGCTCATCCTGGAAAATCATATGAAGTGCAATGTAACATCTCCCAGTGGAAAGGAGGGTGTCTGTCTCTATGAGAGTACAAGAGACAGAGCTTTCCCGAATTCCATGCTCACCCCCTATCCCACATTCATAAATGGCTGAGGGACTTATTTCTCTTTCCACCATGAGACATTCATTCACTGTAACAGGACTTCTCTAAAGACATGCCATACcattgacaaattcagactgaaaataaggtgcacatttttaacagtgaaggtaattaaccactggaacaatttaccaaaggtcatggtggattctccatcaatgacaattttaaaatcaagattggaggtttttttaaaatctgctctaggaatgatttaGGGGCAATTCTCTGGCCTGCACTGTACAGgtagtcagaccagatgatcacaatggtcccatttGGCCtggaaatctatgaatctaggttCTGACAGAGCCTTGCCATCCTGTGTGACATCACTAGAAGGCAGAgggataatcatagaatattagagttggaagagatctcaggagttcatctagtccaattccctgcccaaagcaggaccaacaccaacaaaATCAATAATGCAAATTCTGTCTTCATTAGCTTGACTAGGGACAAGGGGCTGCTGCTAGGACATTCTCTATGAGAGTATTGTGCTGTAAAGGCCCATCTGTATTACAGAAATAACCGAGTCATGGAATCTGTAGGAAGAGAATTCAACTTTGCAGTGCACTTGAGCTGCTGGTGTTGTAACTGAGTCACATCACAAGCCTAAAGCTCTGGACACTAAAAAtcttgacttatgaggagaggctgaggaaactgggattgtttagtctgcaggagagaagagtgaggggcgatttgatagcagccttcaactacctgaaagggggttacaaagaggatggagctcagctgttctcagtgatggcagatgacagaacaaggagcaatggtctcaagttgcagtgggggcggtttaggttggatattaggaaacactatttcactaggagggtggtgaagcactggaatgggttacctagggaggtggtggaatctccttccttagaggtttttcaggcccggcttgacaaagccc
Coding sequences within:
- the LOC127051068 gene encoding olfactory receptor 1019-like gives rise to the protein MDRGNRSTMVHEFILMGFMDSPQLQVVLFMVFLMIYTITLLGNLGMIVLIEIAPQLHTPMYFFFSHLSFCDLCYSSAIAPKMLLNFLREDKTISFAGCAAQSHVFVSFLDAEYFLLSAMAYDRCVAICKPLLYNIIMSRQLCVSLVAGAYTIGLVDSLVHTHFTFWLSFCSSNVINHFFCDVPALLALSCSDTWLNNLLLFITMSVVEISTTLLILVSYLYILLTIIQTRLAEGKQKAFGTCASLLLCITIFRGTLLFMYTRLSSSYSLDTDKMASVFYTVVIPMLNLLIYSLTNKDVKNALGRVMLRNYFSSSLH